In a genomic window of Syngnathus typhle isolate RoL2023-S1 ecotype Sweden linkage group LG4, RoL_Styp_1.0, whole genome shotgun sequence:
- the nudt19 gene encoding nucleoside diphosphate-linked moiety X motif 19 codes for MNAGLKHWKEAATLILVAGQRLGVNSLSTPGIARSPSPVKPEGQPRVPHPFDYDVLLLKRSSKSGFMPNAYVFPGGMVDSSDFSSEWLDVFGAFTNSPNFGLRSVQQPPETRPPIFATDRLKLGSPIPGEVAFRICALRETFEECGVLLFVSKKEELSLLNSIQDRRPTDEVKHYKVNELCSDELNKWRTLVNQNPSNFIKMCRELEVLPNIWALHEWANWVTPEGRYGVKRFDTAFFMCCLEERPNALQDQKEIQHLQWSTPLEILRSFRARDLWIPPPQFYELSRMWRFPSLSNLNAFARRRGADGCERWLPVIFLQDDSYISVLPGDQLYPSNSSEATKVETNGENQEGSKSALHRFLISDPYSPELQVNIIPKYNHTLPLIGPVDSTTLV; via the exons ATGAATGCTGGACTGAAACACTGGAAGGAGGCGGCTACTCTCATTTTAGTCGCGGGTCAGAGGCTCGGCGTGAACAGTTTATCCACGCCGGGTATTGCGCGTTCTCCGTCGCCGGTGAAACCCGAAGGACAACCTCGGGTTCCTCACCCGTTTGACTACGATGTTTTACTCCTTAAACGAAGCAGTAAAAGCGGATTCATGCCTAACGCCTATGTGTTCCCCGGAGGTATGGTGGACTCTTCTGACTTTTCCAGTGAGTGGTTAGACGTTTTCGGAGCTTTCACAAACTCTCCCAACTTTGGCTTAAGGAGCGTCCAGCAACCACCGGAGACCAGACCGCCAATATTTGCTACAGACAGGCTCAAATTGGGTTCGCCTATCCCGGGAGAGGTCGCATTTCGGATCTGCGCTTTGAGGGAGACGTTCGAGGAGTGTGGGGTTCTGCTTTTTGTCTCCAAAAAGGAAGAACTGAGTTTGTTAAATAGCATTCAAGACAGGCGTCCCACTGATGAAGTCAAACATTACAAAGTCAACGAGCTTTGCAGTGATGAATTGAACAAGTGGAGAACTTTGGTGAACCAGAACCCGTCAAATTTTATCAAGATGTGCAGGGAGTTGGAGGTGCTGCCCAACATCTGGGCCCTCCACGAGTGGGCCAACTGGGTGACCCCTGAGGGACGATATGGCGTGAAAAGGTTTGACACGGCTTTCTTCATGTGCTGCCTCGAGGAGAGACCAAATGCACTTCAAGACCAAAAGGAAATTCAACACTTACAG TGGTCAACGCCTTTGGAAATCCTGCGGAGCTTCCGGGCTCGCGATTTGTGGATCCCTCCCCCGCAGTTCTACGAGCTGAGTCGCATGTGGCGCTTCCCCTCGCTGAGCAACCTCAACGCGTTTGCCAGGCGACGCGGCGCCGACGGCTGCGAGCGGTGGCTACCTGTTATCTTCCTCCAGGACGACAGCTACATATCAGTGCTGCCAG GAGACCAGCTGTATCCATCTAACAGTTCAGAAGCAACTAAGGTGGAAACAAATGGGGAGAATCAAGAAGGTTCTAAATCTGCACTACATCGCTTCTTGATCTCAGACCCGTACAGTCCAGAACTGCAGGTCAACATCATCCCCAAGTACAACCACACGCTGCCTCTTATTGGACCAGTGGACTCCACAACGCTTGTGTGA
- the slc7a9 gene encoding b(0,+)-type amino acid transporter 1 has product MEHQKGSTAHSRDFTIMDKHEKKATILHKEVGLLSAVCLIVGTMIGSGIFISPKAVLLNTGAVGPCLLIWTACGVLAMMGALCYAELGTMIPKSGGEYFYLMEALGSPVAYLFSWTTVMVAKPSAFAIITLSFAEYAAAPFYPECSPPVIVTKGLAAVAIVIIVTINCFSVKLASYVQNIFTGAKLLIIIIIVVAGIVLLAQGNTDNLSNAFDGKAVSVGGIGLAFYNGLWAYDGWSQLNFITEELRNPSRNLPLAILIGIPLVIVCYVMVNIAYFTVMTPNELLSSPAVAVTFGDKVLYPMSWIVPLFVVFSTFGSANGSCFTAGRLAYVSGREGHMVEILSFISLRRFTPSPALMFNGFLAILYIMPADINILINYFSFAQWTFYGLTMFSLILMRFTKKDLKRPVKVPIIIPILMVLISCYLVLAPIIDSPDIEYLYCVIFILSGLLLYYPFVHLKVEWARRIMRPITVHLQLLMEVVPPEKSE; this is encoded by the exons ATGGAGCACCAGAAAGGCTCCACTGCCCATTCCAGGGACTTTACAATCATGGACAAACATGAAAAGAAAGCCACTATCCTTCATAAGGAG GTGGGTCTGCTAAGCGCCGTGTGTCTGATTGTGGGCACCATGATTGGCTCAGGCATCTTCATCTCTCCCAAAGCGGTCTTGCTCAACACTGGAGCTGTGGGGCCCTGCCTCCTCATCTGGACTGCCTGTGGGGTGTTAGCCATGATGG GAGCTCTGTGCTATGCCGAGCTGGGCACCATGATCCCCAAATCCGGAGGGGAGTATTTCTATTTGATGGAGGCTCTCGGCTCTCCGGTAGCCTACCTTTTCTCGTGGACCACGGTGATGGTGGCCAAGCCCTCGGCCTTTGCCATCATCACACTGAGCTTTGCCGAATACGCTGCGGCTCCTTTCTATCCCGAATGCAGCCCTCCTGTCATTGTCACAAAGGGTCTGGCCGCTGTCGCCATAG TTATTATTGTGACCATAAACTGCTTCAGTGTCAAATTGGCGAGTTACGTGCAAAACATCTTCACTGGAGCCAAActtttaatcatcatcatcatagtgGTAGCTGGCATCGTTCTCTTGGCGCAAG GAAATACAGATAATTTGTCAAACGCATTTGATGGCAAGGCAGTTTCTGTGGGAGGAATTGGACTTGCTTTTTATAATGGACTCTGGGCCTATGATGGATG GAGTCAATTGAATTTCATCACAGAGGAGCTGAGGAATCCTTCCAG GAACCTGCCATTAGCCATCCTCATTGGGATCCCCTTGGTGATTGTGTGTTACGTAATGGTCAACATTGCATATTTTACTGTCATGACCCCCAATGAGCTGCTGTCATCACCGGCTGTAGCTGTG ACATTCGGAGACAAAGTTCTTTATCCCATGTCTTGGATTGTTCCACTTTTTGTCGTCTTTTCCACATTTGGCTCAGCCAATGGAAGCTGCTTTACGGCAGGCAG GCTGGCCTATGTGTCTGGCCGAGAGGGTCACATGGTGGAAATTTTATCTTTTATTAGTCTGAGGCGCTTCACCCCATCGCCAGCGCTCATGTTCAAC ggTTTTCTGGCTATTTTATACATAATGCCAGCAGACATCAACATCCTCATCAACTACTTCAGCTTTGCTCAGTGGACCTTCTACGGCCTGACTATGTTTTCTCTTATCCTCATGCGTTTCACAAAGAAGGACTTGAAAAGACCAGTCAAG GTTCCCATCATAATCCCCATCCTAATGGTGCTCATCTCTTGCTACCTGGTCCTGGCCCCCATCATTGACAGCCCTGACATCGAGTACCTCTACTGTGTTATCTTCATCCTCAGCGGGCTCCTTCTGTACTACCCCTTTGTCCACCTAAAGGTCGAGTGGGCACGCAGGATCATGA GACCTATCACTGTGCATCTGCAACTCCTGATGGAAGTCGTTCCCCCTGAGAAAAGTGAGTGA